In a single window of the Sphingosinicella microcystinivorans genome:
- the tmk gene encoding dTMP kinase: protein MPGRFISFEGGEGSGKSTQLRRLAVRLDAQGVTVATTREPGGTPGAEDIRSLLVEGEPGRWDGRVEALLVNAARADHVSRLIRPALAGGTWVLCDRYVHSTLAYQGAARGLDEAELRRLHAFATGDLWPDLTIVLDVDPALGLARAAGRAGAEARFEGEPPAFHKAVRERFLSFPDVAVIPSDASVDDVGDAVWAVVSARFGL, encoded by the coding sequence GTGCCGGGCAGGTTCATCAGCTTCGAAGGCGGGGAGGGGAGCGGCAAGAGCACCCAGCTCCGCCGTCTTGCCGTGCGTCTCGACGCGCAGGGCGTCACGGTCGCGACGACGCGCGAGCCCGGCGGCACGCCCGGCGCCGAGGACATCCGCAGCCTGCTCGTCGAGGGCGAGCCGGGGCGCTGGGACGGGCGCGTCGAGGCGCTGCTCGTGAATGCGGCCCGCGCCGATCACGTGTCGCGGCTCATCCGCCCTGCGCTCGCCGGGGGCACGTGGGTGCTCTGCGACCGCTACGTCCACTCCACGCTCGCCTATCAAGGGGCAGCGCGCGGTCTCGATGAGGCCGAGTTGCGGCGACTTCACGCCTTCGCGACCGGCGACCTCTGGCCCGATCTCACCATCGTGCTCGACGTCGACCCCGCGCTCGGCCTTGCCCGCGCCGCCGGGCGGGCCGGGGCCGAGGCACGCTTCGAAGGCGAGCCGCCCGCGTTCCACAAGGCGGTGCGCGAACGGTTCCTGAGCTTCCCCGACGTGGCGGTGATCCCGAGCGACGCGTCCGTCGATGACGTCGGCGATGCGGTCTGGGCCGTGGTCTCGGCGCGTTTCGGCCTGTGA